Below is a window of Synechococcus sp. RSCCF101 DNA.
CGGTGCGGGGGGGCAGAACGTGAACAAGGTGGAAACGGCCGTGGACGTGCTGCACCGGCCCAGCGGCATCCGGGTGTTCTGCACCCAGGAGCGATCGCAGCTGCAGAACAGGGAGCGGGCCCTGGAGATCCTGCGGGCCAAGCTGCTCGACCGGGAGCGGGCGGACGCCGCCGCCCGGGAGGGGGCCCAGCGCAGGGCCCAGGTGGGGAGCGGCGACCGCAGCGAGAAGATCCGCACCTACAACTACAAGGACAACCGGGCCACCGACCACCGCCTGGGACGTCACTTCAGCCTCGACCAGGTGTTGACGGGCAGCCAGCTGGCCGACATCGTGGCCGCGTGCCAGGCGGCCGATCAGCAGGCCCGCCTTGAGGAGCTGGCGGAGGCGGCGGCCAGGTCCTGATCGGAGGGAGGCCGGCCCTCAGGCGCCGATCACATACTTGGCCCACTCGCCGTAGCGGCCGGCGCGGATCTGGCGCGTGGCCTCGAACGTGAGGCTGGAATGGGGCCGCCGGGGAGCGCGATGCAGCGGCATGCCGGCCTCCTGAGGCGTGCGGTTGCCCTTGCGCACATTGCAGCGCAGGCAGGCCGTGACCACGTTCTCCCACACGTCCGCCCCGCCGCGGCTGCGGGGCAGCACATGATCGATCGACAGGGGCTCGCTGACGCCGCAGTACTGGCAGCGGTGACCATCCCGCTGGAAGACGTTGCGGCGGGTGAGCGGCAGCTCCCGGAAGGGCACCCTGACGTACTGGCGCAGACGGATGACGGTCGGCAGGGTGATGTCCGGACGGATGAGGCGGCTGCTGTCGTGTTCGAGTCCGACGGCCTTGCCCTTGATCAGCATCACCATGGCGCGACGCCAGGAGGTGATGTTCAGGGGCTCGTAGGAGGCGTTGAGAACCAGGACCTGACCCATCGGTGCCCCCACGTGGAGGAAGGCTAGGGCTGATCTCCAGTCGGGTCGGTGACGGGGCTTACCGTCGCTGCCATGCGACACCCGGACGACGGCGCTGAGCTCGACCCCCGCCAGCGCGCCTGGGTCGACGTGGAGGCCGACGCGATCCGCTCCAATGTCCGCCTGATCCGCTCGGAGCAACTGGGCCACGCCACCCGGCTGATGGCGGTGGTGAAGGCCGATGGCTACGGCCATGGCGCCCTGGCGGTGGCCCGAGCGGCAGCGGAGGGCGGGGCCTGCCAGTTCGGCGTCGCCACCCTCGCCGAGGGGATCGAGCTGAGGCGGGGCGGCATCGAAGCGCCCGTGCTGGTGCTGGGTAACCTCATCGACGCCGCCTCGCTGGCCCAGTGCGTGCGCTGGAACCTGATGCCGACCCTCAGCGATCCGGACCAGGCCCGCCACTGCCACGACCTGGCCCGGGCCGGGGGACGACGGCTCGCCGTTCATCTCAAGGTCGACACCGGCATGAGCCGCCTGGGCGTGCCCCTGGGGGACGCCCTGCCCCTGGCCGAAGCGATCCAGGAGCTGGAGGGGCTGGAGCTGGCCGGCGTGTACAGCCACCTGGCCATGGCCGATGGCCCCCCGGACGGGCGGGCCGACGCGGTGACGCGCCGCCAGCAGGAGGCGTTCCGGGGTCTGCTGGCCTCCCTGCAGGACCGGGAGATCCGCTGCGGTCTCCGCCATCTGGCCAATTCCGCCGGCACGCTGCGGGATCGGGCCCTCCATCACGACCTGGTGCGCGTCGGCCTGGCCCTCTACGGCCATTCCCCCTCCGGGCATCTGGCGACACCGGGCGGGCTGCGGCCGGCGCTGCACCTGAGGGCGAGGGTCACCCTGGTGCGCTCGATCGGCGCGGGGGTGGGTGTGAGCTACGGACACCACTTCATCAGCAGCCGCCCCATGCGCCTGGCCGTTGTGGCGATCGGCTACGCCGACGGGGTGCCGCGACTGCTGTCCGGGCGGATGGAGGTGCTGCACCGGGGCCGGAGCCTGCCCCAGGTGGGAGCGATCACGATGGATCAGCTGATGATCGATGCCAGTGGCTGCCCGGATCTGCAGGCCGGGGACACGGTGACCCTGCTCGGGAGCAGTGGAGCGGCGGTGCTCTCTCCAGCCGAGTGGAGCGACCAATGCGGCACCATCCCCTGGGAGATCCTGTGCGGGTTCAAGCACCGGCTGCCACGACTGCCCGCGGCCGCGCCGGAGGCGGTGGAATGCGGGCAGCACTGATAAGGTGGCAGCGCCGCTGGAGAGGTGGCTGAGTGGTTGAAAGCGGCTCCCTGCTAAGGAGTTACAGGAGGCAACTTCTGTCGAGGGTTCGAATCCCTCCCTCTCCGTTTCCGGTCAAGCGCTGAGCCGATGCTTCACGGCCTGAGGCAGCACTGACCGCTGAACCGCTCACTCCGCCTCGGATTCTGGCTCCTCATCCAGCCGGCGGGCGGCTGCCGCAAGCCCGGCTGCCAGATCAGGAAGCAGGGTTTCATCGGCGGCCCGCTCCGCGCCCTCGCTGAAGGCGACGATCAGCATGGGCGGGAGATCCTCGATCTCGATCCAGGCCGCATCGTGCCGCGCCTGACTCATCCAGCCGGCCTTGCTCCAGAGTCCGGCTGTGACAGGGATCCCTCCCCCGAGAAAACCGTCCACCTGATTCTCGGGATCCGCCACCCGCTCGCGGGGATCCAGCGAGCGGCTGAGCAGATCGCGCAGGCGCCGGCAGGCCGGCGGGGAGACCACGGCGTCTGTCATCACCGCGTGCAGCAGACGAGCGGTGCCGAGGGTGCCCATGCGGTTGCGGTTGCTGAGGTCGGCGCCGTAGTGACGCCACTCGCGGCCGTAGGGACCGTCGCCCCAGGTCTTCTGGCAGGCATTGAAGCCCCGCAGTTCCTCCCAGCCCAGCTCCTCCAGCCAGCGGTTGACCAGCTGGCGCTGATCGCACCAGAGCGACCAGTCCGGTTCCGGCAGATCGGGGCCGCCCGTGGTGCCCGTCAGCAGATCCACCAGCAGGGCCGTGGCGTCGTTGCTGGAGTCGCGGATCATGTCGGCCATCGCGCGCCTCAGCTCGTCGTGCTCCAGCAGGAGATCGGCCTGCAACCAGGCCTCCACCGCCACGGCGTAGACCAGCTTCACCACGCTGGCGGGATAGCGCATGCGCTCCCCGCCGAGGCTGGCTCCCACGGCCTCCCCCTGCGGGCCCTCCGGGTGGAGCAGCCAGGTCACGCTCAGCTCCTCTGCCAGATCCGGTCGCCCCGGAGCGGCCAGCTCACCGGCCACCAGCTCCGAGAGCAGCTGGTGCATGCGTGGCTCAAAGCGGTAGAACGCCATCAGGGCCGGCGGTGAGGATGGTGAGCGTAGGAACGCCCGTGGCGGCGGAACTGCTGAGCCCGGGCAGCTGCTGGCGCCTCGATCGACATGCGCCCGGCTACGCGCGCCCGGAGGGCAGCGCACTGGCGACCGAAGTGTCGGCCGGCCGGCGCTTTCAGGTGGGCCTCCACCCGGGCCACCGCTGCGGAGCCGGCCGGTCGGGAACGGGGGCGGCTGATCGCATCCCGGTGCGGCTGCTCGAGGACGGCTACCCCTGCTGGCTCAGCCTGCAGGACTGCCTCGGCCATGCTCGGGCCTCGCTGGCGGTCCGGCCGCCGCGACCGGGACTGCCGCGGATCCGCCAGCGCATGGAGGCGGTGCTGGCCCAGGCCCTCTCGGCCATGGAGCGGCCGAACCGGTACCTGTGGGGAGGCACCGTCGGGCCGGATTTCGACTGCTCCGGGCTCGTGCAGAACGCCTTCGCCTCCCAGGGCATCTGGCTGCCGCGCGACGCCTATCAGCAGGAGCGGTTCTGCCGGCCCATCGCCGTGCGGCCCGGCGTGCTCAACCTTCTGCGCCCGGGGGACCTGATCTTCTTCGGGACGGCGGCCCGCTGCACCCATGTGGGGCTGCATCTCGGCGGTGGCCGCTACCTGCACAGCTCCGGGCGCGAACACGGCCGGGACGGACTCGGCATCGACGGCCTGGCGCCGCGGGATCACCATCCGGTGGCCTGCCACTACCGCCGTGAACTGCGGGGAGCCGGACGGGTGGAGCGCTCCCACGACGGCACCACCCTGCCCTGACCCCCGATCGGGTCGCGCCCTAGGTTGCCGCCGACCGGTCCATGCCATGACGTCCTCCGCCCCCCAGACTCCTGCCGCCGCAGCGGCCGCGCCGGATCTGTCGGTGGTGATCCCGATCTACAACGAGGAGGACAGCCTCGCTGATCTGCTGAAGCAGCTGCTCACGGCCCTGCGGCCCCTCACACTCAGCTTCGAGCTGGTGCTGGTGAACGACGGCTCGACGGACGGATCGGCCCGGGTGCTGGAGGAGCAGGTGCGGCAGGTGCCGGAATTGGTGGCCGTGCTGCTGCGCAAGAACTACGGCCAGACCGCCGCGATGGCGGCGGGATTCGATGCGGCGCGCGGAGCGATCATCGTCAGCCTCGACGGCGATCTGCAGAACGACCCGGCCGACATCCCCCTGCTGGTGGAGAGGCTGCAGCAGGGCTACGACCTCGTCAGCGGCTGGCGCCACGACCGGCAGGATGCGGCCCTGATGCGGAAGCTGCCCTCACGGCTGGCCAACCGCCTGATCGGTCGCGTGACCGGCGTGCGCCTGCACGATTACGGCTGTTCCCTGAAGGCGTACCGGCGCGAGGTGCTGGAGGACATGAACCTCTACGGGGAGCTGCATCGCTTCCTGCCGGCGCTGGCCTTCATCGAAGGGGCACGCATCACGGAGGTGAAAGTGAATCACCGGGCCCGTCAGTACGGGGTGAGCAAGTATGGAATCGATCGCACCTTTCGCGTGCTGATGGACCTGCTCACGGTGTGGTTCATGAAGCGCTTCCTCACCCGCCCGATGTATGTGTTCGGCTTCGGCGGCATGGTGGCGATGGTCGCCGCCCTCGTGGCCGCCTCCGTGCTGCTGGTCGACAAGCTGATGGGGGCGGACATCGCCAATCGCCCCCTGCTCAGCCTGGCGGTGGTGCTGGGTGTGTGCGGTGTGCAGCTCTTCTGCTTCGGCCTGCTGGCGGAGCTGCAGATGCGCACCTACCACGAGAGCCAGGGTCGCCCCATCTACCGGGTGCGGGCCACGTTGCGCGGCAGCGGCGACTGATCTCGGGCGGCAGAAGGGCGCACCGGTCCGCGGTAGCGAGCCATCTGGCGTGCCGCCTCCGCCACCACGGCGGCATCCGCGTCGCGCAGGCCGCGGCGGATCAGAGGGAGGGCACCGGGATCGCGGAAGCGGGAGCAGAGTCGCATGGCCTGCAGGCGTTCAGCGGAGGACCCGGAGCTCAGCTCACGCAGGACCTGCAGCCACGCCAGGCGATCGCGGCCCACCAGTCCCCGCAGCGGAGGAGGGCCGTCCATCGCATCGACCCCGGGGCCGCCGGCGCCGGCCGCATCGTCCGACTCCGCGGGCCCGTCCAGGGCGCGGCTGATCTGGGCCCGGTTGAGCGACGCCACGGCGGACGCATCGGTGGAGGCGAGCAGCCGGGGCCGCCGCCCCCGGCTGAGCCAGACCACGGCAGCCACTCCCATCAGCAGGGCCACGGACAGGACTCGGGTCATGGAGCGAAGGAATGATGCGACGACGGTTGAACTTTTATGTCACCGGGAACGGCAGCAAAAGAGCCCAGCACCACTCTGCCTATTGTTCGGCAGACCCATGCTGATCCGTGACATGACAGGAGAGTTTGCAGCGGCCTGGATGCCCTCGGTGTTTGTTCCTCTCGTCGGCATTCTTGGAGCAGCTGTCGCCATGGCTCTGCTGTTCAACGTGATTGAAGCCACCGAGTGAGGTCTTCGTCCTGTCCGCTTCGTCGTCCCCGTCCATGACCGTCACCCCCGTTGCTGATCCCACCGTCGGCAATCTGGCCACACCGATCAACAGCAGCTACTTCACCAAGGCCTTCCTCAACGCCCTTCCGGCCTACCGCCCATCCCTCTCGCCCAACCGGCGCGGGCTTGAGGTCGGCATGGCGCACGGCTACCTCCTCTACGGGCCCTTCGCCTACACCGGCCCCCTCCGCTCGACCGATTACGCCTCCACCGCGGGCCTGCTGGCCGCTGTGGGCCTGGTGTCGATCCTGACGGTCTGCCTCTCCATCTACGGCACCGCCGGCGATGGTCCCAACGTGCAGCCCGCCGACGCGACCATCGACAACCCTCCCGCCGATCTGTTCACCAAGGCCGGCTGGGCCGAGTTCGCCAGTGGTTTCTGGCTCGGCGGCTGCGGGGGTGCGGCCTTCGCCTGGTTCCTGGCCGGAACCGACCTGGTGAAGAACGTCGCCGGCAGCGTGCTCAGCCTGAGCTGAGTCTCAACTGCCACTCCACACACCTGAATGAAGCGGCCGGTTGCGCGCACCGGCCGCTTCATTCTTTTGAGCTGCCAGGATTGCCGCCCTGATACGAGGGAGCGGCGGTGGCCTCGATCTCCGATCCGTTCCTGAGACGACCGGTCCTGACGGTCGTCTGCAGCCTGTTCATTCTTCTGGCCGGCCTGCTGAGCCTGGTGGGTCTGGGTCTGGAGGATCTGCCGCAGATCGCCCCCACCCGCGTGAGTGTGCGCGCCACCTTTCCGGCTGCCTCGCCGGAGGTGGTGGAGCAGGGGGTGACGGCCGTGCTGGAACAGCAGCTCAACGGCCTCGAGGGTCTCGAGAGCATCAGCTCCAGCAGTTCTCTGGGCAGCAGCAGCATCGCCCTGCGCTTCGAGGCGGGCGATCCGGAACTGAATGCCATCAAGGTGCAGAACGAGGTGAGCCTCGCCACCCGCCGGCTGCCTCAGGCCGTGAGCCGTCAGGGCATCCGGGTGCGCCGCTCCTCGAGCGACCTGCTGATGATCCTGGGCTTCAGCGCCGACCCGGGCCTCTATGGCCGGGAGTTCATCTCCGGCTGGCTCGATCAGCAGCTGAGGGACGGGCTGCAGCGCCTCGAGGGCGTCGGTGAGGTGGTGGTGTTCGGCAGCAGCGAACTGGCCTACCACCTCTGGCTGGATCCCATCGCCCTGCAGACCCACGACCTCACGGTGGGTCGGGTGTCCCAGGCCCTGCTGGAGCAGAACGTGCTGCCGGCCCTCGGGCAGGTGGGCGACGCACCGGCCCCGGAGGGCCAGGCCCTCACCCTGCCCCTGCGCGCGGATGGTCGGCTGCGCACGGTGCAGGAGCTGGAGCAGCTGGTGGTGCTGCGGCTGCCCAACGGCGGACTGCTGCGCCTGCGCGACGTGGGCCGCGTGAGCCTCGGCCCCGAGGACTTCGGCAGCAGCGCCATCAACATCCGTGGTGATCCCACCGTGGCAGTGGGCATCTTCCAGCGGGACGGCAGCAACGCCATCGCCGTGAGCGATCAGGTGCGGGACGGACTGGAGCGCCTCCGGCCCGGCTTCCCGCCCGGCCTGCGCATGGATGTGATCGTGGATGTGGCCACCACGGTGCGGGCCAACCTCGACCGCACACTGGCCACGCTGCGGGATGCGGTGCTGCTGGTGCTGCTGGTGCTGCTGCTGTTCCTGGGGCGCTGGCGCCTGGCCCTGATCCCGGCGATCGCAGTGCCGATCGCCCTGGTGGGAAGCCTGGCCCTGGTACGGCTGAGCGGCGAGAACCTCAACAGCCTGACCCTGTTCGGTCTCGTCCTGGCCACGGGCATCGTGGTGGACGACGCGATCGTGGTGAGCGAGGACATCGCCGGGCGGATCGAGCGCGGCAGCCCGCCGCTCGGGGCCGCGTTCGAGGCGATGCAGGAACTGGCCGGGGCGGTGATCGCCACCTCGCTCGTGCTGGCCGCGGTGTTTCTGCCGGTGCTGCTGATCCCGGGCTCGATCGGACGCCTGTACCAGCCGATCGCACTGGCCATCAGCGGAGCGATCCTGTTCTCGACGCTCAATGCCCTGAGCTTCACGCCGATGGCCTGCGCCCGGGTGCTCTCCGGAGCGGGCCGGGGCCTGCCGCCGCCGCTGCGGCAGCTGAGCCGCCACCTGCGCCGCTGGCTCGACCGGAGCCAGCAGGCCTACGGCCGCCTGCTGCATCGGCTGCTGCGCTGGCGCCGCAGGGTCGCCGTCCTTCTGGTGCTGGGCCTGCTGCTGACCATCGCCGGGCTCCAGGCCACGCCCACCTCCTTCATCCCCGACGAGGACCAGGGCCAGCTGCGGGGGTACTTCACCCTCGCCGACGGCGCCAGCCTGCAGCGCACGGAAGCCGTGATGGAACGCATCCGGGCCGTGGTGGCCGAGGAGCCCCTGATCGTCACCGGCAACTTCTACGCGGGCCGCAGCTTCGGGCAGAGCGAGCCGAACAGCGGCTCGTTCTACCTGCGCCTGCCGCCGCTGGAGGAGCGGGGCGGCGGCGACACCAGCAGCACCGCCGTGCGCCGGCGGCTGCAGCGGGCCCTGGCGGAGCAGCTGCCCGACGTGCGGGTGGTCGTGACCACTCCCCCCACGGTGCGCGGCTTCAACAGCGAAGCGGGACTGACCATGGAACTGCTGGATCGCAGCGGCGGACTCCTCGATCTGGAGCGGTTCGAAGCGGCCGCACGGGAGTTCATCGACCAGGCCCAGGCCACCGGCCGGTTCGAGCGGGTGAGCACCCGCTTCGATGCCAGCTCGCCCCAGGTGGAACTGATTCCGGACCGCGATCTGATGGCGGCCGCCGATCTGCCCTTCGTAGCGACTCTGCAGGAGATCGGCGCGGCCATCGGCGGCCGCTACCTCGATGACACCTACCAGGAGGGCCGGATCCGCAGGATCTACGTGCGGCTGGAGGGGGCCGATCGGGCGGTGCCGGAGGACCTGCTGCGGTTGCGGGTCGCCAACCGGGAGGGTGAGCTGGTTCCCGCCGCCGGGGTGGTGGGCCTCGAAGCCCGGCAGGGCACCAACCGGATCGAGCGCTACGACCAGACCCGATCGATCACCGTCACCGCCCTTCCCGCGACCGGAGTCAGCAGCGGCCAGGCGATCAGCACATTGCAGGAGCTGAGCGACCGACTGGGGGGCGACGGCCGCCTCGATCTGGTCTTCACCGGCCTGGCCCGGGAGGAGCAACGGGCCGGCAACAGCAGCTGGATCCTCTTCAGCCTCGGCCTGGCCGTGGTGTATCTGCTGCTGGCCGCCCTCTACGACAGCTTCCTCGCCCCATTGATCATCCTGCTCACCGTTCCACTGGCCCTGATGGGAGCCCTGGCCGGACTGTGGCTGCGCGGCCTGCCCCTCGATGTCTACGCCCAGATGGGTCTTCTGGTGCTGGTGAGCCTGGCGGCGAAGAACGGCATCCTGATCGTGGAGTTCGCCAACCAGCGGCTCAGGGCCGGGCTCTCGCTGACAGAGGCGATCCATGGCGCGGCCGTGCAACGGATGCGGCCGATCGTGCTGACGGCGGTGACGTCCCTGGCCGGATTCCTACCCCTGGTGATGGCCAGCGGAGCCGGTTCCGCCAGTCGCATCAGCATCGGAACGGTGGTGTTCAGCGGTCTGCTGGTGTCGACGCTGCTCAGCCTGTTCATCGTCCCCTCGGTGTACCTGCTGCTGCGAGGACCTCGGCGGGCGGAGAGCGAGCGGTCCGGCGGATCCGCCGGGTCATGAAAAAGCCCCGGCTTGCGCCGGGGCGTGATCCCATCCCTCTGTGTCATCACGTCGCGCTGCCGCTGTTGAGGCAGCGCGGGTGTGGCATTCAGAGGCCTAGCCGTACCGTCCCGCCGTGGAGGCGATCAGGAAGGCGGCGTAGGTCAGGAAGTAGCCGATGGTGAAGTGGGCCAGACCCACCACACGGGCCTGAACGATCGAGAGCGCCACGGGCTTGTCGCGCCAGCCGACCAGGTTGGCCAGAGGCGTGCGCTGGTGAGCCCAGACGATGGTCTCGATCAGCTCCTGCCAGTAGCCCCTCCAGGAGATGAGGAACATGAAGCCGGTCGCCCAGATCAGGTGTCCGAAGAGGAACATCCAGGCCCAGACGGCCAGGTTGTTGGTGCCGAAGGGGTTGTAGCCGTTGATCAGCTGGGAGCTGTTGAGCCACAGGTAATCGCGGAACCAACCCATCAGGTAGGTGCTGGACTCATTGAACTGAGCCACGTTGCCCTGCCAGATGGCCAGGTGCTTCCAGTGCCAGTAGAAGGTCACCCAACCCACGGTGTTCAGAGCCCAGAAGACAGCCAGGTAGAAGGCGTCCCAGGCAGAGATGTCGCAGGTGCCGCCACGGCCGGGGCCGTCGCAGGGGAAGGAGTAGCCGAAGTCCTTCTTGTCGGGCATCAGCTTGGAGCCACGGGCATCCAGGGCACCCTTGACCAGGATCAGGGTGGTGGTGTGCAGCCCGAGAGCGATGGCATGGTGCACCAGGAAGTCTCCGGGGCCGATCGGCAGGAAGACGTCGGTGTTGCCGTTGATGGCATCGAGCCAGAAGTGATCGCCGGGGATGTTGGCCGAGGCCAGGCTGGCGGCACTCTGGGGATTGGACAGGAGAACGTCCATTCCATACATCGCCTTACCGGAAGCCGCCTGCACGAACTGGGCGAAGACGGGCTCGACAAGGATTTGCTTCTCGGGGGTACCGAAGGCCACAACCACGTCGTTGTGGACATACAGACCAAGGGTGTGGAAGCCGAGGAAGAGAGAGACCCAGCTCAGGTGGCTGATGATCGCTTCCTTGTGCTCCAGCATGCGGGCCAGAACGTTGTTGGCGTTGGCCTGCGGGTCGTAGTCACGGATGAAGAAGATGGCTCCGTGAGCGAAGGCACCGCACATCAGGAAGATGGCGATGTACTGGTGGTGGGTGTACAGCGCTGCCTGGGTCGTGTAGTCCTTCGCGATGAAGGCGTACGAGGGCATCGAGTACATGTGCTGCGCCACCAGGCTGGTGATCACACCCAGGGATGCCAGGGCAAGACCGAGCTGGAAGTGCAGGGAGTTGTTGATCGTGTCGTAGAGACCCTTGTG
It encodes the following:
- a CDS encoding HNH endonuclease, whose protein sequence is MGQVLVLNASYEPLNITSWRRAMVMLIKGKAVGLEHDSSRLIRPDITLPTVIRLRQYVRVPFRELPLTRRNVFQRDGHRCQYCGVSEPLSIDHVLPRSRGGADVWENVVTACLRCNVRKGNRTPQEAGMPLHRAPRRPHSSLTFEATRQIRAGRYGEWAKYVIGA
- the alr gene encoding alanine racemase — its product is MRHPDDGAELDPRQRAWVDVEADAIRSNVRLIRSEQLGHATRLMAVVKADGYGHGALAVARAAAEGGACQFGVATLAEGIELRRGGIEAPVLVLGNLIDAASLAQCVRWNLMPTLSDPDQARHCHDLARAGGRRLAVHLKVDTGMSRLGVPLGDALPLAEAIQELEGLELAGVYSHLAMADGPPDGRADAVTRRQQEAFRGLLASLQDREIRCGLRHLANSAGTLRDRALHHDLVRVGLALYGHSPSGHLATPGGLRPALHLRARVTLVRSIGAGVGVSYGHHFISSRPMRLAVVAIGYADGVPRLLSGRMEVLHRGRSLPQVGAITMDQLMIDASGCPDLQAGDTVTLLGSSGAAVLSPAEWSDQCGTIPWEILCGFKHRLPRLPAAAPEAVECGQH
- a CDS encoding serine hydrolase, which translates into the protein MAFYRFEPRMHQLLSELVAGELAAPGRPDLAEELSVTWLLHPEGPQGEAVGASLGGERMRYPASVVKLVYAVAVEAWLQADLLLEHDELRRAMADMIRDSSNDATALLVDLLTGTTGGPDLPEPDWSLWCDQRQLVNRWLEELGWEELRGFNACQKTWGDGPYGREWRHYGADLSNRNRMGTLGTARLLHAVMTDAVVSPPACRRLRDLLSRSLDPRERVADPENQVDGFLGGGIPVTAGLWSKAGWMSQARHDAAWIEIEDLPPMLIVAFSEGAERAADETLLPDLAAGLAAAARRLDEEPESEAE
- a CDS encoding C40 family peptidase, coding for MVSVGTPVAAELLSPGSCWRLDRHAPGYARPEGSALATEVSAGRRFQVGLHPGHRCGAGRSGTGAADRIPVRLLEDGYPCWLSLQDCLGHARASLAVRPPRPGLPRIRQRMEAVLAQALSAMERPNRYLWGGTVGPDFDCSGLVQNAFASQGIWLPRDAYQQERFCRPIAVRPGVLNLLRPGDLIFFGTAARCTHVGLHLGGGRYLHSSGREHGRDGLGIDGLAPRDHHPVACHYRRELRGAGRVERSHDGTTLP
- a CDS encoding glycosyltransferase family 2 protein is translated as MTSSAPQTPAAAAAAPDLSVVIPIYNEEDSLADLLKQLLTALRPLTLSFELVLVNDGSTDGSARVLEEQVRQVPELVAVLLRKNYGQTAAMAAGFDAARGAIIVSLDGDLQNDPADIPLLVERLQQGYDLVSGWRHDRQDAALMRKLPSRLANRLIGRVTGVRLHDYGCSLKAYRREVLEDMNLYGELHRFLPALAFIEGARITEVKVNHRARQYGVSKYGIDRTFRVLMDLLTVWFMKRFLTRPMYVFGFGGMVAMVAALVAASVLLVDKLMGADIANRPLLSLAVVLGVCGVQLFCFGLLAELQMRTYHESQGRPIYRVRATLRGSGD
- a CDS encoding photosystem I reaction center subunit VIII, translated to MTGEFAAAWMPSVFVPLVGILGAAVAMALLFNVIEATE
- a CDS encoding photosystem I reaction center subunit XI, which encodes MTVTPVADPTVGNLATPINSSYFTKAFLNALPAYRPSLSPNRRGLEVGMAHGYLLYGPFAYTGPLRSTDYASTAGLLAAVGLVSILTVCLSIYGTAGDGPNVQPADATIDNPPADLFTKAGWAEFASGFWLGGCGGAAFAWFLAGTDLVKNVAGSVLSLS
- a CDS encoding efflux RND transporter permease subunit, translating into MASISDPFLRRPVLTVVCSLFILLAGLLSLVGLGLEDLPQIAPTRVSVRATFPAASPEVVEQGVTAVLEQQLNGLEGLESISSSSSLGSSSIALRFEAGDPELNAIKVQNEVSLATRRLPQAVSRQGIRVRRSSSDLLMILGFSADPGLYGREFISGWLDQQLRDGLQRLEGVGEVVVFGSSELAYHLWLDPIALQTHDLTVGRVSQALLEQNVLPALGQVGDAPAPEGQALTLPLRADGRLRTVQELEQLVVLRLPNGGLLRLRDVGRVSLGPEDFGSSAINIRGDPTVAVGIFQRDGSNAIAVSDQVRDGLERLRPGFPPGLRMDVIVDVATTVRANLDRTLATLRDAVLLVLLVLLLFLGRWRLALIPAIAVPIALVGSLALVRLSGENLNSLTLFGLVLATGIVVDDAIVVSEDIAGRIERGSPPLGAAFEAMQELAGAVIATSLVLAAVFLPVLLIPGSIGRLYQPIALAISGAILFSTLNALSFTPMACARVLSGAGRGLPPPLRQLSRHLRRWLDRSQQAYGRLLHRLLRWRRRVAVLLVLGLLLTIAGLQATPTSFIPDEDQGQLRGYFTLADGASLQRTEAVMERIRAVVAEEPLIVTGNFYAGRSFGQSEPNSGSFYLRLPPLEERGGGDTSSTAVRRRLQRALAEQLPDVRVVVTTPPTVRGFNSEAGLTMELLDRSGGLLDLERFEAAAREFIDQAQATGRFERVSTRFDASSPQVELIPDRDLMAAADLPFVATLQEIGAAIGGRYLDDTYQEGRIRRIYVRLEGADRAVPEDLLRLRVANREGELVPAAGVVGLEARQGTNRIERYDQTRSITVTALPATGVSSGQAISTLQELSDRLGGDGRLDLVFTGLAREEQRAGNSSWILFSLGLAVVYLLLAALYDSFLAPLIILLTVPLALMGALAGLWLRGLPLDVYAQMGLLVLVSLAAKNGILIVEFANQRLRAGLSLTEAIHGAAVQRMRPIVLTAVTSLAGFLPLVMASGAGSASRISIGTVVFSGLLVSTLLSLFIVPSVYLLLRGPRRAESERSGGSAGS